In Anomalospiza imberbis isolate Cuckoo-Finch-1a 21T00152 chromosome 26, ASM3175350v1, whole genome shotgun sequence, the following proteins share a genomic window:
- the BRPF3 gene encoding bromodomain and PHD finger-containing protein 3 isoform X3, which produces MRKPRRRCRQHLEGRRSPSPYSLKCSPTRETLTYAQAQRIVEVDIDGRLHRISIYDPLKLITEDELTAQDITECNSNKENSEQPLFTSKSKKTPSKGKKKESCSRHAPGISLHLPQPKFRVVDSLSQPDAPPLPAAYYRYIEKPPEDLDGEVEYDMDEEDLAWLEMVNEKRRADGYGTVSADTFELLVDRLEKESYLESRNNGAQQSLIDEDAFCCVCMDDECHNSNVILFCDICNLAVHQECYGVPYIPEGQWLCRCCLQSPSRPVDCVLCPNKGGAFKQTSDGRWAHVVCAIWIPEVCFANTVFLEPIEGINNIPPARWKLTCCICKQKGMGAAIQCHKVNCYTAFHVTCAQRAGLFMKIEPMRETSINGTTFTVRKTAYCESHSPPGTVRRGCPAAGGDWQEVTVKEEEEEEEADSGPPKGSVKKNQVKLKQKIKKEPSDVTKGRSSMPVVTVAQIPSYRLNKICSGLSLQRKNQFMQRLHNYWLLKRQARNGVPLIRRLHSHLQSQRSAEQKEQDEKTSAVKEELKYWQKLRHDLERARLLIELIRKREKLKREQVKVQQAAMELQLTPFNVLLRTTLDLLQEKDAAQIFTEPVNLNEVPDYLEFISNPMDFSTMRRKLESHLYRTLDEFEEDFNLIVANCMRYNAKDTIFHRAAVRLRDLGGAILRHARRQADSIGFDTGVGIHLPESPKPHDFYRFSWEDVDNILVPENRAHLSLEAQLKELLEKLDTVSTMRSSGARTRRIRLLRREINSIRHKLAQQQSKALPNGDTVPREGLETTSREGDEEGEKADGAKLPYPPTLEPTGPAPTLSELDSLQDPPTLKPISESRSLNQLQRRMVSDRELLDKKALQQESQAFQRLLSNNGLKGLALPPADSPASPTLSSVGRRTSVLFKKAKNGVKLQRGLECSLENGEEHRQGGQHSPSCPDGERQARKRSALGSGLVLEACSGLMPPKRSRGKPALSRVPLLEGVNGDSDFSGSGRPLLMSFESQAELEPLELVWAKCRGYPSYPALIIDPKMPREGLLHNGVPIPVPPMDVLKLGEQRQTEAGEKLFLVLFFDNKRTWQWLPRDKVFPLGVDDTVDKLKMMEGRKTSIRKSVQVAYDRAMIHLSRVQGDNPFIPATYL; this is translated from the exons ATGAGGAAGCCTCGGAGGAGGTGCCGGCAGCACTTGGAGGGGAGGCGTTCTCCCTCGCCCTACAGCCTCAAGTGCTCGCCCACCCGCGAGACGCTGACCTACGCGCAGGCCCAGCGCATCGTGGAGGTGGACATCGACGGGCGGCTCCATCGCATCAGCATCTACGACCCCCTGAAGCTCATCACCGAGGACGAGCTGACAGCCCAGGACATCACCGAGTGCAACAGCAACAAGGAGAACAGTGAGCAGCCCCTCTTCACTTCCAAATCTAAGAAAACACCTTCCAAAGGCAAGAAGAAGGAGTCCTGCTCCAGACATGCGCCAGGGATATCTTTGCACTTGCCCCAGCCCAAGTTCCGTGTGGTGGACTCCTTGAGCCAGCCAGAtgcccctcccctccctgctgcctaCTACCGGTACATTGAAAAGCCTCCCGAGGACCTCGATGGAGAAGTGGAGTATGACATGGATGAGGAGGATCTGGCATGGCTGGAGATGGTCAACGAGAAGAGAAGGGCTGATGGTTATGGGACAGTTTCTGCTGACACTTTTGAGCTGCTGGTGGATCGGTTGGAAAAGGAGTCGTACCTTGAGAGCCGGAACAATGGGGCTCAGCAGTCCCTCATCGATGAGGATGCCTTCTGCTGTGTCTGCATGGACGATGAGTGTCACAACAGCAATGTCATCCTGTTCTGTGACATTTGCAATCTGGCCGTGCACCAGGAGTGTTACGGTGTGCCCTACATCCCTGAGGGGCAGTGGCTTTGCCGCTGCTGTTTACAGTCCCCTTCTCGCCCTGTGGATTGTGTCCTTTGCCCAAACAAAGGGGGAGCCTTCAAGCAGACCAGCGATGGCCGCTGGGCTCACGTGGTCTGTGCCATCTGGATCCCAGAGGTCTGCTTTGCAAACACTGTGTTCCTCGAGCCCATCGAAGGGATCAATAACATCCCTCCAGCTCGGTGGAAGCTCACATGCTGTATCTGCAAGCAGAAGGGCATGGGAGCTGCTATCCAGTGCCACAAGGTGAACTGTTACACTGCCTTCCATGTCACCTGTGCACAGAGAGCCGGTCTCTTCATGAAGATTGAGCCCATGAGGGAGACCAGCATCAACGGCACGACGTTCACCGTGCGCAAGACTGCCTACTGTGAGAGCCACTCCCCGCCTGGCACGGTGAGAAGAGGGTGTCCAGCTGCTGGTGGTGATTGGCAGGAGGTCACtgtgaaggaggaggaggaggaggaggaagccgATTCTGGCCCTCCCAAAGGGTCTGTGAAGAAGAACCAAGTGAAATTGAAGCAAAAGATCAAAAAGGAGCCTAGTGACGTGACCAAAGGGCGTTCGTCCATGCCCGTGGTGACCGTTGCACAAATTCCCTCTTACAG gctgaacaaGATCTGCAGTGGGCTCTCCCTGCAGAGGAAGAACCAGTTCATGCAGAGGCTGCACAACTACTGGCTGCTGAAGCGGCAGGCGAGGAACGGGGTGCCCCTGATCCGGCGGCTGCACTCGCACCTGCAGTCCCAGAGGAGCGCCGAGCAG AAGGAGCAGGATGAGAAGACGAGTGCAGTGAAGGAGGAGCTGAAGTACTGGCAGAAGCTCCGGCATGACTTGGAGCGGGCTCGGCTGCTCATCGAGCTCATCCGAAAGAGGGAAAAGCTCAAAAGGGAGCAG GTGAAGGTGCAGCAGGCTGccatggagctgcagctgaCCCCTTTCAATGTCCTGCTCCGCACAACCCTGGacctgctgcaggagaaggatgCTGCCCAGATCTTCACAGAGCCTGTTAACCTGAACGAG GTTCCAGATTACCTGGAATTCATTTCCAACCCAATGGATTTTTCCACCATGAGGCGGAagctggagtcccacctctACCGAACCTTGGATGAGTTTGAGGAAGACTTTAACCTTATAGTTGCCAACTGCATGAGGTATAATGCTAAAGACACGATTTTCCACCGAGCAGCTGTCCGGCTCCGGGACCTCGGGGGAGCGATTTTGCGTCACGCGCGGCGCCAGGCCGACAGCATCGGCTTTGACACTGGCGTGGGGATTCACCTGCCTGAGTCGCCCAAGCCCCACGACTTTTACCGCTTTTCTTGGGAGGATG TGGATAACATCCTGGTCCCGGAGAACCGGGCTCACCTGTCGCTGGAGGCGCAactgaaggagctgctggagaagctggaCACGGTGAGCACCATGCGCTCCAGCGGTGCCCGGACGCGGCGCATCCGGCTCCTGCGGCGCGAGATCAACTCCATCCGCCACAAActggcccagcagcagagcaaggCCCTGCCCAACGGGGACACTGTGCCACGGGAGGGGCTGGAGACAACATCCAGGGAAGGGGATGAGGAAGGGGAGAAAG CAGATGGTGCCAAGCTGCCGTACCCTCCAACCCTGGAGCCCACAGGACCCGCACCCACCCTCTCAGAGCTGGACTCGCTGCAGGACCCTCCAACACTCAAACCCATCAGTGAAAGCAGGTCCCTGAACCAGCTGCAGAGGAGGATGGTGTCGGACAGGGAGCTCTTGGACAAGAaggctctgcagcaggagagcCAGGCTTTCCAACGCCTGCTGTCCAACAACGGCCTCAAGGGCCTGGCCCTGCCCCCTGCagacagccctgccagccccacccTCAGCAGCGTGGGCCGGCGGACATCggtcctttttaaaaaagccaagaacggtgtgaagctgcagaggggtCTGGAGTGCTCCCTGGAGAACGGGGAGGAGCACAGGCAGGGCGGGCAGCACTCACCCTCCTGCCCCGACGGGGAGCGACAGGCGCGGAAAcgctctgccctgggcagtgggCTGGTGTTGGAAGCCTGCAG TGGTTTGATGCCTCCCAAGCGCAGCCGAGGGAAGCCGGCTCTTTCTCGGGTGCCCCTCTTGGAGGGTGTGAATGGAGACTCTGATTTCAGTGGCTCAG GCAGGCCTCTCCTGATGTCCTTTGAGagccaggctgagctggagccCCTGGAGCTGGTGTGGGCCAAGTGCCGTGGTTATCCCTCCTACCCTGCCTTG attATCGACCCCAAGATGCCGCGCGAGGGTTTGCTGCACAAcggagtccccatccctgtgccccccatGGATGTCCTGaagctgggggagcagaggcagaCAGAGGCAGGAGAAAAGCTCTTCCTTGTCCTTTTCTTTGACAACAAGAGGACCTG gcagtggctgccacgGGACAAAGTCTTTCCCCTGGGCGTGGATGACACCGTGGACAAGCTGAAGATGATGGAGGGACGCAAAACCAGCATCCGCAAGTCGGTGCAGGTGGCCTACGACCGAGCCATGATCCACCTGAGCCGAGTGCAGGGGGACAACCCCTTCATCCCAGCCACCTACCTgtga
- the BRPF3 gene encoding bromodomain and PHD finger-containing protein 3 isoform X1, with product MSPFPQLLLRSDTAHGAPHLLLSPDFIPETSSMARLVLSLFQREGLSRGPCVSVSLTWLQQCQGIGKDRDLRLCPGRQLCDICWAPTHFIVGINVSVRSINPWQGLWTTGMRKPRRRCRQHLEGRRSPSPYSLKCSPTRETLTYAQAQRIVEVDIDGRLHRISIYDPLKLITEDELTAQDITECNSNKENSEQPLFTSKSKKTPSKGKKKESCSRHAPGISLHLPQPKFRVVDSLSQPDAPPLPAAYYRYIEKPPEDLDGEVEYDMDEEDLAWLEMVNEKRRADGYGTVSADTFELLVDRLEKESYLESRNNGAQQSLIDEDAFCCVCMDDECHNSNVILFCDICNLAVHQECYGVPYIPEGQWLCRCCLQSPSRPVDCVLCPNKGGAFKQTSDGRWAHVVCAIWIPEVCFANTVFLEPIEGINNIPPARWKLTCCICKQKGMGAAIQCHKVNCYTAFHVTCAQRAGLFMKIEPMRETSINGTTFTVRKTAYCESHSPPGTVRRGCPAAGGDWQEVTVKEEEEEEEADSGPPKGSVKKNQVKLKQKIKKEPSDVTKGRSSMPVVTVAQIPSYRLNKICSGLSLQRKNQFMQRLHNYWLLKRQARNGVPLIRRLHSHLQSQRSAEQKEQDEKTSAVKEELKYWQKLRHDLERARLLIELIRKREKLKREQVKVQQAAMELQLTPFNVLLRTTLDLLQEKDAAQIFTEPVNLNEVPDYLEFISNPMDFSTMRRKLESHLYRTLDEFEEDFNLIVANCMRYNAKDTIFHRAAVRLRDLGGAILRHARRQADSIGFDTGVGIHLPESPKPHDFYRFSWEDVDNILVPENRAHLSLEAQLKELLEKLDTVSTMRSSGARTRRIRLLRREINSIRHKLAQQQSKALPNGDTVPREGLETTSREGDEEGEKADGAKLPYPPTLEPTGPAPTLSELDSLQDPPTLKPISESRSLNQLQRRMVSDRELLDKKALQQESQAFQRLLSNNGLKGLALPPADSPASPTLSSVGRRTSVLFKKAKNGVKLQRGLECSLENGEEHRQGGQHSPSCPDGERQARKRSALGSGLVLEACSGLMPPKRSRGKPALSRVPLLEGVNGDSDFSGSGRPLLMSFESQAELEPLELVWAKCRGYPSYPALIIDPKMPREGLLHNGVPIPVPPMDVLKLGEQRQTEAGEKLFLVLFFDNKRTWQWLPRDKVFPLGVDDTVDKLKMMEGRKTSIRKSVQVAYDRAMIHLSRVQGDNPFIPATYL from the exons GGTCTCTGGACCACAGGGATGAGGAAGCCTCGGAGGAGGTGCCGGCAGCACTTGGAGGGGAGGCGTTCTCCCTCGCCCTACAGCCTCAAGTGCTCGCCCACCCGCGAGACGCTGACCTACGCGCAGGCCCAGCGCATCGTGGAGGTGGACATCGACGGGCGGCTCCATCGCATCAGCATCTACGACCCCCTGAAGCTCATCACCGAGGACGAGCTGACAGCCCAGGACATCACCGAGTGCAACAGCAACAAGGAGAACAGTGAGCAGCCCCTCTTCACTTCCAAATCTAAGAAAACACCTTCCAAAGGCAAGAAGAAGGAGTCCTGCTCCAGACATGCGCCAGGGATATCTTTGCACTTGCCCCAGCCCAAGTTCCGTGTGGTGGACTCCTTGAGCCAGCCAGAtgcccctcccctccctgctgcctaCTACCGGTACATTGAAAAGCCTCCCGAGGACCTCGATGGAGAAGTGGAGTATGACATGGATGAGGAGGATCTGGCATGGCTGGAGATGGTCAACGAGAAGAGAAGGGCTGATGGTTATGGGACAGTTTCTGCTGACACTTTTGAGCTGCTGGTGGATCGGTTGGAAAAGGAGTCGTACCTTGAGAGCCGGAACAATGGGGCTCAGCAGTCCCTCATCGATGAGGATGCCTTCTGCTGTGTCTGCATGGACGATGAGTGTCACAACAGCAATGTCATCCTGTTCTGTGACATTTGCAATCTGGCCGTGCACCAGGAGTGTTACGGTGTGCCCTACATCCCTGAGGGGCAGTGGCTTTGCCGCTGCTGTTTACAGTCCCCTTCTCGCCCTGTGGATTGTGTCCTTTGCCCAAACAAAGGGGGAGCCTTCAAGCAGACCAGCGATGGCCGCTGGGCTCACGTGGTCTGTGCCATCTGGATCCCAGAGGTCTGCTTTGCAAACACTGTGTTCCTCGAGCCCATCGAAGGGATCAATAACATCCCTCCAGCTCGGTGGAAGCTCACATGCTGTATCTGCAAGCAGAAGGGCATGGGAGCTGCTATCCAGTGCCACAAGGTGAACTGTTACACTGCCTTCCATGTCACCTGTGCACAGAGAGCCGGTCTCTTCATGAAGATTGAGCCCATGAGGGAGACCAGCATCAACGGCACGACGTTCACCGTGCGCAAGACTGCCTACTGTGAGAGCCACTCCCCGCCTGGCACGGTGAGAAGAGGGTGTCCAGCTGCTGGTGGTGATTGGCAGGAGGTCACtgtgaaggaggaggaggaggaggaggaagccgATTCTGGCCCTCCCAAAGGGTCTGTGAAGAAGAACCAAGTGAAATTGAAGCAAAAGATCAAAAAGGAGCCTAGTGACGTGACCAAAGGGCGTTCGTCCATGCCCGTGGTGACCGTTGCACAAATTCCCTCTTACAG gctgaacaaGATCTGCAGTGGGCTCTCCCTGCAGAGGAAGAACCAGTTCATGCAGAGGCTGCACAACTACTGGCTGCTGAAGCGGCAGGCGAGGAACGGGGTGCCCCTGATCCGGCGGCTGCACTCGCACCTGCAGTCCCAGAGGAGCGCCGAGCAG AAGGAGCAGGATGAGAAGACGAGTGCAGTGAAGGAGGAGCTGAAGTACTGGCAGAAGCTCCGGCATGACTTGGAGCGGGCTCGGCTGCTCATCGAGCTCATCCGAAAGAGGGAAAAGCTCAAAAGGGAGCAG GTGAAGGTGCAGCAGGCTGccatggagctgcagctgaCCCCTTTCAATGTCCTGCTCCGCACAACCCTGGacctgctgcaggagaaggatgCTGCCCAGATCTTCACAGAGCCTGTTAACCTGAACGAG GTTCCAGATTACCTGGAATTCATTTCCAACCCAATGGATTTTTCCACCATGAGGCGGAagctggagtcccacctctACCGAACCTTGGATGAGTTTGAGGAAGACTTTAACCTTATAGTTGCCAACTGCATGAGGTATAATGCTAAAGACACGATTTTCCACCGAGCAGCTGTCCGGCTCCGGGACCTCGGGGGAGCGATTTTGCGTCACGCGCGGCGCCAGGCCGACAGCATCGGCTTTGACACTGGCGTGGGGATTCACCTGCCTGAGTCGCCCAAGCCCCACGACTTTTACCGCTTTTCTTGGGAGGATG TGGATAACATCCTGGTCCCGGAGAACCGGGCTCACCTGTCGCTGGAGGCGCAactgaaggagctgctggagaagctggaCACGGTGAGCACCATGCGCTCCAGCGGTGCCCGGACGCGGCGCATCCGGCTCCTGCGGCGCGAGATCAACTCCATCCGCCACAAActggcccagcagcagagcaaggCCCTGCCCAACGGGGACACTGTGCCACGGGAGGGGCTGGAGACAACATCCAGGGAAGGGGATGAGGAAGGGGAGAAAG CAGATGGTGCCAAGCTGCCGTACCCTCCAACCCTGGAGCCCACAGGACCCGCACCCACCCTCTCAGAGCTGGACTCGCTGCAGGACCCTCCAACACTCAAACCCATCAGTGAAAGCAGGTCCCTGAACCAGCTGCAGAGGAGGATGGTGTCGGACAGGGAGCTCTTGGACAAGAaggctctgcagcaggagagcCAGGCTTTCCAACGCCTGCTGTCCAACAACGGCCTCAAGGGCCTGGCCCTGCCCCCTGCagacagccctgccagccccacccTCAGCAGCGTGGGCCGGCGGACATCggtcctttttaaaaaagccaagaacggtgtgaagctgcagaggggtCTGGAGTGCTCCCTGGAGAACGGGGAGGAGCACAGGCAGGGCGGGCAGCACTCACCCTCCTGCCCCGACGGGGAGCGACAGGCGCGGAAAcgctctgccctgggcagtgggCTGGTGTTGGAAGCCTGCAG TGGTTTGATGCCTCCCAAGCGCAGCCGAGGGAAGCCGGCTCTTTCTCGGGTGCCCCTCTTGGAGGGTGTGAATGGAGACTCTGATTTCAGTGGCTCAG GCAGGCCTCTCCTGATGTCCTTTGAGagccaggctgagctggagccCCTGGAGCTGGTGTGGGCCAAGTGCCGTGGTTATCCCTCCTACCCTGCCTTG attATCGACCCCAAGATGCCGCGCGAGGGTTTGCTGCACAAcggagtccccatccctgtgccccccatGGATGTCCTGaagctgggggagcagaggcagaCAGAGGCAGGAGAAAAGCTCTTCCTTGTCCTTTTCTTTGACAACAAGAGGACCTG gcagtggctgccacgGGACAAAGTCTTTCCCCTGGGCGTGGATGACACCGTGGACAAGCTGAAGATGATGGAGGGACGCAAAACCAGCATCCGCAAGTCGGTGCAGGTGGCCTACGACCGAGCCATGATCCACCTGAGCCGAGTGCAGGGGGACAACCCCTTCATCCCAGCCACCTACCTgtga
- the BRPF3 gene encoding bromodomain and PHD finger-containing protein 3 isoform X2 — MGIVAPEGLTPELGLWTTGMRKPRRRCRQHLEGRRSPSPYSLKCSPTRETLTYAQAQRIVEVDIDGRLHRISIYDPLKLITEDELTAQDITECNSNKENSEQPLFTSKSKKTPSKGKKKESCSRHAPGISLHLPQPKFRVVDSLSQPDAPPLPAAYYRYIEKPPEDLDGEVEYDMDEEDLAWLEMVNEKRRADGYGTVSADTFELLVDRLEKESYLESRNNGAQQSLIDEDAFCCVCMDDECHNSNVILFCDICNLAVHQECYGVPYIPEGQWLCRCCLQSPSRPVDCVLCPNKGGAFKQTSDGRWAHVVCAIWIPEVCFANTVFLEPIEGINNIPPARWKLTCCICKQKGMGAAIQCHKVNCYTAFHVTCAQRAGLFMKIEPMRETSINGTTFTVRKTAYCESHSPPGTVRRGCPAAGGDWQEVTVKEEEEEEEADSGPPKGSVKKNQVKLKQKIKKEPSDVTKGRSSMPVVTVAQIPSYRLNKICSGLSLQRKNQFMQRLHNYWLLKRQARNGVPLIRRLHSHLQSQRSAEQKEQDEKTSAVKEELKYWQKLRHDLERARLLIELIRKREKLKREQVKVQQAAMELQLTPFNVLLRTTLDLLQEKDAAQIFTEPVNLNEVPDYLEFISNPMDFSTMRRKLESHLYRTLDEFEEDFNLIVANCMRYNAKDTIFHRAAVRLRDLGGAILRHARRQADSIGFDTGVGIHLPESPKPHDFYRFSWEDVDNILVPENRAHLSLEAQLKELLEKLDTVSTMRSSGARTRRIRLLRREINSIRHKLAQQQSKALPNGDTVPREGLETTSREGDEEGEKADGAKLPYPPTLEPTGPAPTLSELDSLQDPPTLKPISESRSLNQLQRRMVSDRELLDKKALQQESQAFQRLLSNNGLKGLALPPADSPASPTLSSVGRRTSVLFKKAKNGVKLQRGLECSLENGEEHRQGGQHSPSCPDGERQARKRSALGSGLVLEACSGLMPPKRSRGKPALSRVPLLEGVNGDSDFSGSGRPLLMSFESQAELEPLELVWAKCRGYPSYPALIIDPKMPREGLLHNGVPIPVPPMDVLKLGEQRQTEAGEKLFLVLFFDNKRTWQWLPRDKVFPLGVDDTVDKLKMMEGRKTSIRKSVQVAYDRAMIHLSRVQGDNPFIPATYL, encoded by the exons GGTCTCTGGACCACAGGGATGAGGAAGCCTCGGAGGAGGTGCCGGCAGCACTTGGAGGGGAGGCGTTCTCCCTCGCCCTACAGCCTCAAGTGCTCGCCCACCCGCGAGACGCTGACCTACGCGCAGGCCCAGCGCATCGTGGAGGTGGACATCGACGGGCGGCTCCATCGCATCAGCATCTACGACCCCCTGAAGCTCATCACCGAGGACGAGCTGACAGCCCAGGACATCACCGAGTGCAACAGCAACAAGGAGAACAGTGAGCAGCCCCTCTTCACTTCCAAATCTAAGAAAACACCTTCCAAAGGCAAGAAGAAGGAGTCCTGCTCCAGACATGCGCCAGGGATATCTTTGCACTTGCCCCAGCCCAAGTTCCGTGTGGTGGACTCCTTGAGCCAGCCAGAtgcccctcccctccctgctgcctaCTACCGGTACATTGAAAAGCCTCCCGAGGACCTCGATGGAGAAGTGGAGTATGACATGGATGAGGAGGATCTGGCATGGCTGGAGATGGTCAACGAGAAGAGAAGGGCTGATGGTTATGGGACAGTTTCTGCTGACACTTTTGAGCTGCTGGTGGATCGGTTGGAAAAGGAGTCGTACCTTGAGAGCCGGAACAATGGGGCTCAGCAGTCCCTCATCGATGAGGATGCCTTCTGCTGTGTCTGCATGGACGATGAGTGTCACAACAGCAATGTCATCCTGTTCTGTGACATTTGCAATCTGGCCGTGCACCAGGAGTGTTACGGTGTGCCCTACATCCCTGAGGGGCAGTGGCTTTGCCGCTGCTGTTTACAGTCCCCTTCTCGCCCTGTGGATTGTGTCCTTTGCCCAAACAAAGGGGGAGCCTTCAAGCAGACCAGCGATGGCCGCTGGGCTCACGTGGTCTGTGCCATCTGGATCCCAGAGGTCTGCTTTGCAAACACTGTGTTCCTCGAGCCCATCGAAGGGATCAATAACATCCCTCCAGCTCGGTGGAAGCTCACATGCTGTATCTGCAAGCAGAAGGGCATGGGAGCTGCTATCCAGTGCCACAAGGTGAACTGTTACACTGCCTTCCATGTCACCTGTGCACAGAGAGCCGGTCTCTTCATGAAGATTGAGCCCATGAGGGAGACCAGCATCAACGGCACGACGTTCACCGTGCGCAAGACTGCCTACTGTGAGAGCCACTCCCCGCCTGGCACGGTGAGAAGAGGGTGTCCAGCTGCTGGTGGTGATTGGCAGGAGGTCACtgtgaaggaggaggaggaggaggaggaagccgATTCTGGCCCTCCCAAAGGGTCTGTGAAGAAGAACCAAGTGAAATTGAAGCAAAAGATCAAAAAGGAGCCTAGTGACGTGACCAAAGGGCGTTCGTCCATGCCCGTGGTGACCGTTGCACAAATTCCCTCTTACAG gctgaacaaGATCTGCAGTGGGCTCTCCCTGCAGAGGAAGAACCAGTTCATGCAGAGGCTGCACAACTACTGGCTGCTGAAGCGGCAGGCGAGGAACGGGGTGCCCCTGATCCGGCGGCTGCACTCGCACCTGCAGTCCCAGAGGAGCGCCGAGCAG AAGGAGCAGGATGAGAAGACGAGTGCAGTGAAGGAGGAGCTGAAGTACTGGCAGAAGCTCCGGCATGACTTGGAGCGGGCTCGGCTGCTCATCGAGCTCATCCGAAAGAGGGAAAAGCTCAAAAGGGAGCAG GTGAAGGTGCAGCAGGCTGccatggagctgcagctgaCCCCTTTCAATGTCCTGCTCCGCACAACCCTGGacctgctgcaggagaaggatgCTGCCCAGATCTTCACAGAGCCTGTTAACCTGAACGAG GTTCCAGATTACCTGGAATTCATTTCCAACCCAATGGATTTTTCCACCATGAGGCGGAagctggagtcccacctctACCGAACCTTGGATGAGTTTGAGGAAGACTTTAACCTTATAGTTGCCAACTGCATGAGGTATAATGCTAAAGACACGATTTTCCACCGAGCAGCTGTCCGGCTCCGGGACCTCGGGGGAGCGATTTTGCGTCACGCGCGGCGCCAGGCCGACAGCATCGGCTTTGACACTGGCGTGGGGATTCACCTGCCTGAGTCGCCCAAGCCCCACGACTTTTACCGCTTTTCTTGGGAGGATG TGGATAACATCCTGGTCCCGGAGAACCGGGCTCACCTGTCGCTGGAGGCGCAactgaaggagctgctggagaagctggaCACGGTGAGCACCATGCGCTCCAGCGGTGCCCGGACGCGGCGCATCCGGCTCCTGCGGCGCGAGATCAACTCCATCCGCCACAAActggcccagcagcagagcaaggCCCTGCCCAACGGGGACACTGTGCCACGGGAGGGGCTGGAGACAACATCCAGGGAAGGGGATGAGGAAGGGGAGAAAG CAGATGGTGCCAAGCTGCCGTACCCTCCAACCCTGGAGCCCACAGGACCCGCACCCACCCTCTCAGAGCTGGACTCGCTGCAGGACCCTCCAACACTCAAACCCATCAGTGAAAGCAGGTCCCTGAACCAGCTGCAGAGGAGGATGGTGTCGGACAGGGAGCTCTTGGACAAGAaggctctgcagcaggagagcCAGGCTTTCCAACGCCTGCTGTCCAACAACGGCCTCAAGGGCCTGGCCCTGCCCCCTGCagacagccctgccagccccacccTCAGCAGCGTGGGCCGGCGGACATCggtcctttttaaaaaagccaagaacggtgtgaagctgcagaggggtCTGGAGTGCTCCCTGGAGAACGGGGAGGAGCACAGGCAGGGCGGGCAGCACTCACCCTCCTGCCCCGACGGGGAGCGACAGGCGCGGAAAcgctctgccctgggcagtgggCTGGTGTTGGAAGCCTGCAG TGGTTTGATGCCTCCCAAGCGCAGCCGAGGGAAGCCGGCTCTTTCTCGGGTGCCCCTCTTGGAGGGTGTGAATGGAGACTCTGATTTCAGTGGCTCAG GCAGGCCTCTCCTGATGTCCTTTGAGagccaggctgagctggagccCCTGGAGCTGGTGTGGGCCAAGTGCCGTGGTTATCCCTCCTACCCTGCCTTG attATCGACCCCAAGATGCCGCGCGAGGGTTTGCTGCACAAcggagtccccatccctgtgccccccatGGATGTCCTGaagctgggggagcagaggcagaCAGAGGCAGGAGAAAAGCTCTTCCTTGTCCTTTTCTTTGACAACAAGAGGACCTG gcagtggctgccacgGGACAAAGTCTTTCCCCTGGGCGTGGATGACACCGTGGACAAGCTGAAGATGATGGAGGGACGCAAAACCAGCATCCGCAAGTCGGTGCAGGTGGCCTACGACCGAGCCATGATCCACCTGAGCCGAGTGCAGGGGGACAACCCCTTCATCCCAGCCACCTACCTgtga